The following is a genomic window from Vitis vinifera cultivar Pinot Noir 40024 chromosome 6, ASM3070453v1.
atttgtgtcttgttttcaatttaattaatgaaaatttatttgatcaaAAAGTTCATTAcaaaccaattttaaaaatctaatcctttattatattttgatatcgttttgataaaaatgtctttattattattattattattatttttttataaaaataaatttttttataaatatattgtaaatatttaaaataattaaaaatatttagatcaaaaatcgattatttttcaaacaaaaatatgaaagttataaattttgtaaatatggGGAATATTTAATCCTTTTAATCGATTATTTCATTAATGAAGTGGGTATAATGGTGAACGCAGACTTGGTTTTGCTAGGGCATGCAGAGGTTTTGCAAGAGAGAGAGATCATTTCTCGACTCTGAGAAATCAATCTCCTTTTGGCCCGGTGGCGGACTCCAAGTAAAGCCTTGAAGGAGCCTTGCTAACATCCCTGCACACCCACGCCTTCCAGTACTGAAGGAAATGAAGCGAAGGTTTGGCTCGTTCAACTCCACTGCTTGAACTGTACTAGCATTCAGATGCCGCTCTGGATTGAAATTTAGCGGTTCTTCCCAGATTCTAGGGTTCCGGCCCAGCCCCAGACGGCTCAGAAGGACATGACTGCCTTTGGGGATAGAGTACCCAGCAACACTAGTCGGATTCCTGAACTCGTCTATCCTTTCCAACCACTCCATCAATTTCTTCACTGCTTTGCTCAAAATCCCTGGTTGCTTGATCATTGCCTACTCAGTTGCATTTGATGGACTATCGACGCCTGCAAGCATCAACTCCTGCAAATTATGGAAGGATCATAATCTGATGATTGATCAAGTTATTTGCTGGCTAGGAAATGATCATCATGCAATGTAGATCAAAAGGTAAGCAcaacactactacaaaaataatttatggtgtcatttttaaaataatgacaccatagggtttataattaataaaggtgataCATCATATGAAAATTCTTCAATTAAGGTAGTTAGATTAtgttagttttatatttatagtgtcattttttgggaagtaacatcatataaaataaatttttttttaagtattataacttaatgagcccacttttataattaataatg
Proteins encoded in this region:
- the LOC132253952 gene encoding tryptophan N-monooxygenase CYP79A68-like; this encodes MIKQPGILSKAVKKLMEWLERIDEFRNPTSVAGYSIPKGSHVLLSRLGLGRNPRIWEEPLNFNPERHLNASTVQAVELNEPNLRFISFSTGRRGCAGMLARLLQGFTWSPPPGQKEIDFSESRNDLSLLQNLCMP